ttatttgaaAATCATGGAAGAGAAAAATGTCAAACATGTGATATTCTTGATAACTATTACTCAAAGTCTGATGAGAATGGGAAATTATTTGAAACGAATCAAGAAACTTTGCAAGTTCAAGAAGTTATCATCGATCCAATTTCACAAGCATCTGAAGAGCATCCAATTCATGAAGACGGTTTTAAAATTGAAGAGTATGATAATTCTGTGGACAACAAAATCATAACAAGTTGAGAATTTGGAGGATAAAGGAGCATTTATTGATGaaattcaagaattttttttttatttaacttGATATTGGAATTGTTGAGGTCATTGACACTATTGCTCTTGAAAATCAAGTTTTGTTTGAGGAAGATTCAAGTTCAACTAAATATTATGCGGGTGAAGAATCTCACAATCAGATTATCATTCCTACAAACTGTGAGattgaatttgttaattttatTAAGAGTGAAGATTATGATTTCAGTCTTGTTTCCTCATTATTGAAGATGGTCAAAGAGTAGAGTTGAAGTTAAGAATAAAATTGGGTATTATCAATTCGTACAAGTGCAAACTCTACTCTATAATGTTTTTATTATCAATGACCCTCCCAATGATCATATTTTCATTCATCAATCTCACTGGGTcccataaaataaaattgggtCCCTGCATTTCATAACTGGTCAGGATATCCCTCGCACATGCCATACttaatatcaatatatcatatatgtagtTGTCAAAAGTGGTGTGACCCCACCGAGTCATGTAACGACAAATTTAGTTAGACTATTTGAGTCCACAGGCCTAACCGTTACAGTTAGGCCCAGCTAATATAAGGCCCATGTATAACCTTTACATCATAGCTAAATAAAGTTATAGCCATGCCAACTTGTCTGACACCATATCTGACACTTACGGCTAATGCTTTTTGGCCTACTTACTTTATCATGTTCACAGTAACCTTTTCCTAACAACAGGAACTAGGTTTCAAGGTATCTTTATTGTATTGGCGACTGTATGGCGGCGCCAACATAGCGAGGGCGTTCGCACGTCCGAGCGCCACTTCATGAACTACTTCCTTTGTAAAGGAGTTCCAATCAATTCAGGTTACCATCGACATTTGTGGATATGACAACTTCATATCCCAAGGTGTGACATTCTTTCGTATAAATATCTATTCATTAATTACCGCCTACAATCTTATCCATACCCCAATCGACACCTGTCGTAATCATTTCATATTGTAATCGAATCTCATTATTTGTCTATCgaccctgacacaaccgagaTAATAGACTTTCGTACATATATTCTATACAATCTAGTCCAATGGGACAAGTGGAATgaacacacaattcccgaggtcaaTCCTCCTTTTCTTATAAATACCCCCTTCTACCATATGCGGGGGGATTGAGCAATTTCTTACCTAGAGAACAAAAAGAACAATACTTTTCCAAACCTTCACTAAATACACTCAGACAAAACACTAAAACCATAgccggtcttccatctccgataaATACTAACTTGATcatcggagcctccacgacctgCACCACCCAAACCGGTTAGGAGCTTTTACGATTGTTCTTGTTGTGACGTTTGCAGGATTTAAAGTTGCAAACGGACCCCACGAAGACAAAAGTTGatctttcaacgattgtagcaATTTGTCCCTACAACATGGCGGGCCAGATAGGGGGACTTTTGCAAGCATTTAATCAAAAAGATTTCGCAACAAGTTCCAATTATGGCTGATAACAATGAAGCCACCAACAAACAACTGATTGAATTCATGCAAGCTATGAGAGAAGACATCTCTAAGAATAAAGAGCATATGGATGCGCGCTTAGAGTAAATGGCTAACGATAATGCAACGCTACTCGAAGAGATGTTACAACTAAGAAATCAAAATACTTCCCAAGGTCAGGATCCTGTTTCAGTCCAAATTCCACCTTTCCCCCACCTTGAATTAACACCACCTAGAAATCCTTTGGCCTACCCTTTAAATACCCAATTCATTCCCAATTCATTCCTGGGACCATTCCCGAGACCACCCCCTGGGGATATGATGTTTCCACTTCAAAGGGTAAAAATCCCGCGACGGAAGAGATCCAGCAAAATGTTGATAGGGATTCTTCCGTAGATTTGACAAATTCTCCAAGAAGTAGGCCTCCACAGCCACCACGTTTTCCTGCCACACCTTTCACAGGTCCCACTATAGCTTCTGTTGCTCAGGCAACTATGGCGAAACAGATTATTGAGTTGAGGGAAGATATAGACAAGTTAACTAAAGCACCTCCCACCTTGGCCAAGATCAACGCTAATTACTATATGGGGTCGCCGTTTGTTGACAGTATATACCAAACGGATTTACCGCATAGGTTCAGTGTGCCGAGTATGAAGTTGTACAATGGAATTGATGACCCCAAGGACCATGTAGCCCATTACAAATTAAAGATGGGTGTGATCGCTATACCATATGGAATGCATGAGACGTGCATGTGCAAAGGCTTCGGATAAACTCTTACTGGTCCTGCTTTGCGTTGGTACATCAACCTACCAAACGACAGTATCGCTTCTTTCGAGAAGCTAATCGAGACGTTCATGATACAGTTCTTGAGCAGTCGGAAGATCCATAAGTGTTCTAATGACTTATATCGACTGCCACAAAGAGTATGAGAATCTCTCCGTGATTTCCTGGCTAGGTTCAATACGGAGAAGGTATACATACCTTACTGTGATCCAGGGACTGCTATTCAAGCACTCCAGAGTTGCCTACTCCCAGATGGGGAGTTTCACGAAGAACTCACAAAGTGTGACGTAAGGAGCTATGAAGAAGCTCTTGTTAAAGCCACTGTGCTTGTTCGGTGGCAGGAGGATGCAAGGAGAAAACCATCCAATCCTCCTAGAGAAGAGAAGCGCGAAGATAAGCGCCTTAAGAAGGAGCAATCCGCCATTGGCACCCCCGCAAGTCGGGACCATCAGATTATGCAAAAAATTACCCTGAGTATCCTCTTTGGATACATTAAGTCGAGGTTGTGCAAGTCTTGAAGAAGATGGGCAATGAAGTGAAGTGGCCGCCTGAGAAGGAAATTGAAGGGTGGAAAGACCCTAAGAAGTGGTACGATTTTCACCAAGATATTGGGCACACCACTCCTGACTGCCAAGGCCTCAGGTATGAGATGGATTACCTACTGAAGAAAGGTCATCTGAGGGAGTTACTATCCGAATGAGGCAGGGCCATCTGGGAAAAGAGAAAAGTTGATGACTCGAGGCTTTACCACAGCCACCACTGGCCACTCAAACTTACTGTGTAATCTCTGGAGGATCTGAGATAAGTGGGCTTTCTCATACCTCTGCTAAGAAGCATGAGAAAGAAGCGGTGAATCCAGCCTCTAGAATGGCACGATCTATAGGGACTTTCACTAACCAAGTGATGGTCTTTGCTAATGACGAGGCTACCCAACTCCTACATCcgcactatgatgctttggtgcTTATGCTTCAGGTTGTTAACATTAATCTGAAACGAATTTTGATTGATAAAGGAAGTTCAGCCAATGTATTGTTTGTGGCCGCAAATAAAAGGATGGGTCTAGATGAGACCTTGATACTGCGGAAGTTGACAACACTCATTGGGTTCAATTGTGAGGTGAGCCATTCATTGGGTGAGGTTGTGTTACCCATCTATGCCCTAGGGTTAAACAAACAGACTAAGTTTTCAATTGTGGATTCACCTTCTGCCTATAATGCTATTCTGGGATGCCCTTGGTTGCATGCCGTAAGGGCCGTACCCTCCACTTATCACCAAGTCCTACGTTACCCCACCAATGGTAGCGTTGGGATCAACACTCTTCTAGGAGTTGCTACAAAACCACTATAAGAAGCAAGAATGAGTCCTCATAGCAGCTACAGAACCAGGTTTCCGGTTTGGAGCCAGAGGAGCCAGGGATGGAGAAGCTTGATGAGGTACAGATCCATCCTGACTTTCCAGATCATAAAGTCCTGATTAGAGTGCAGCTGCCTGTTCATCCACGAGAAAGATTGATCCAGTTTTTGTCACAATATTACGATTGTTTTGCATGGAGCCATGCTGATATGACTAGGATAGACCATGAGGTCGTAATGCATCAGCTTAAAGTTAATCCTGAATATCCTCCTGTTAAgcagaagagaaggaaattcGCTGCTGCACAAAACATAGTGATTAACAAAGAAGTTCAGAAACTGTTTGACAATGGGTCTGTAGTGGAGGTACAGTACCCTGACTGGCTAGCCAACGTCGTTGttgtgaaaaagaagaatgacAAGTGGAGAGTCTGCATCGAATTCACAGACTGGAACAAAGCTTGCCCGAAAGATCCATTCCCGCTGCCACATATTGACATGATGGTCCATGCGACAGCTGGACACTAGTTGTTGAGTTTTATGGACACTTTTTCAGGATACAACCAGATCTTGATGCACCCGGAGGATCAAGAGAAGACGACCTTCATAACTGAAAGGGGGATCTATTGCTATAAAGTGATGCCCTTTCGATTGAAAAATGCCGGAGCAACGTACCAACAATTGGTGAACAAGATGTTCTCAAAATATCTGGGGGACACTATGGAGGTATACATCGATGATATGTTGGTGAAGTCCTTGGTTGCTGACCAACATCTCGAACATCTCCAACAAGCATTTGATCTGCTGATCAAATATAATATGAAGTTGAACCCCACCAAGTGTTCCTTTGGAATGACATCTGGAAAGTTTCTAGCGTACATGGTCATGAAGCGAGGAATTGAGGCCAACCCAAATCAGATTTGATCCATTCTGAATATCCCTTCTCCAACTGGCATCAAGGACATTCAGAGACTTAATGGGAGGGTAACGGCGCTCAGTCGTTTTATCTCCAGGTCATCTGATAAatgttgtcattttttctccACCTTGAGGAAATCTGTTAACTACGAATGGATGCCTGAGTGCGAGAATGCCTTTAATCAGTTGAAAGCCTATCTTACTTCCCCTCCTTTATTGTCTAAACCAAAAACCGAGGAGCAATTGTACATATACTTGGCTGTTTCTGAAGTAGCAGTTAGTGCAGTTTTGATcagggaagaagaaaagaatcaaTTACCGGTGTATTGCGTAAGTAAGAGTTTACTGGACGTCGAGACTCCGTATGGTCTACTGGAGAAGTTtgctttagctttggtggttgcAGCCAGGAAGTTGAGGCCGTATTTTCAATGTCACTCAATTACAGTGGTGAGTAACTTCCCTCTAAGAAGCATTTTGCACAAACCTGAGCTTTCTGGAAGGATAATCAAGTGGGCAGTAGAGCTTAATGAGTATGAAATTTCGTATCAACCAAGAACAGAGATAAAGTCATAGGTATTGGCAGACTTTATAGCCGACTTTGCTCCATCGATACAGCCAGAAGCAGACAAAGAACTACTTTGCATGACAAAGTAAGCTGCCAAGGTTTGGACTCTATATGTAGATGGTTCTAGTAATGTAAGAGACAATGGTCTGGGAATTATGTTGATTTCCCCAGAAGGAAGTGTGATTCAACGAGCAGTTAGATGTGGCTTCCATGCAACCAACaatgaagcagagtatgaagctCTGATCATTGGCCTGATGTTGGCTAAGGAGCTCGGAGTAGCAAGTTTGAAGGTTCACTCGGATTCACAGCTGATAGTGAATCAGTCTCTTGGTTCTTACCAAGCCAAAGATCTCACGATGACTTGCTACTTGAAGTTAGTGAAAGAACTGCAATTGGCGTTCGTAGAGTTTTTTATAACTCAGATTCCGCGTGTGGAAAATTCGTATGCAGACGCTCTAGCCAACCTGGGGTCGTCAATTCAAACAACGCAGGGACAGACGATTCCTCTGGTACATTTGAAATGGCCATTGATCAAAAGCCAGAAGGGTTCAGAAGATCATAACAACAGTGAAGTCCTCCCAGTTAGCTCGGACCAAACATGGATGACTCCGTTCATTCAGTATCTGGTTGACGGTATTCTACCGATAGAGAAGAATGAATCAAGACGCCTAGTCGCTAAAGCAGCATGGTACACAGTGTATGATGGGCTGTTATACAAAAGGTCTTTTCAGGTCCTTTACTACGGTGTGTAGATCCAATGCAAGCTCAGTATATACTCACAGAGTTACACGAAGGGGAATGCGACAACCATTCTAGTGGTAGGAGTTTGACTCATCGTGCATTAACAACTGGGTACTATTGGCCAACGATGAGGTCAGACGTAATTGATTATGTGAAGCGATGCGACAAATGCCATAGATTTGCTCAGATTCCTAATATGCCTCCCAAGGGACTCACTCCAATTGTTGCGCCTTAGCCTTTCATGAAACGGGGGATGGATATAGTTGGCCCCTTACCTAAAGTGTCAGGTCAACGACAATACTTTTTGGCAATGACAGACTACTTCACCAAATGGATAGAAGCTGAGTCTTATTCATTGATTAAGGATGTCGACGTCAAGAAGTTTGTCTGGAAGAAtatcatttgcagatttggagtGCCCAAGGAGATTGTCACAGATAATGGGCCACAGTTCGCTAGTCATAAATTTCAGGAGTTCTGCTTAAATTGGGGAATAAGAGTGGATTTCGCAACACGAAGACATCCACAGTGTAACGATCAAGCGGAAACATCCAACAAAACCTTGATCAAAACCCTGGAGAAGCGTTTGGAGAAAACCAAAGGAGCTTGGGCTGATGAATCACCTAGGGTGTTGTGGTCTTACAGAACAACTTCGCGGATGCCTACAGGAGAAACGCCTTTTTCTCTTGCTTATGGATCTGAGGCAGTTATACCCGTTGAAGTTGGGCTTCCATCTGCAAGATTCCAGTGGACAAATGAATAGTGGAATTGGTAGGAGTTAAATGATCAGTTGGATACAATTGATGAATTTAGAGACCGGGTGCTCACAAGAACAGCGGCTTATAATGACAAAGTATCAAGATACTTCAATAAAAATGTTCGAACTCAGACATTTAAAGAAGAAGATAGGGTGCTTCGAAAGGTTTTTGAGAATACCAGGGAGTTGAACGCTGGGAAGTTGGGTCCAAATTGACAGAGTGTTAGGAAATGGCGCCTATAAGCTACGCAAGGAAAGCGTGAAGCCATCTTGCATCCTTGGGAACGCCATTCATTTAAAGTTGTACGATTCCTAAAACTCTGACTTTTTGTCTTCATGCTGTTATGacttttgtttgattttctttaaAATGCTTTTCATGTTCTAAATGTACAATCCATCgtaatatatgtgtttataatatATGGACTAATTTAAGCATCGGAGTGTCGATGGGAGTCCCATCGACTACCTTTGATTGTTCTTTTGAGTGCAGGACTTGAGCAAAATAGAGTTTCACAACTCAACAAGGCATTTAGGCGCCAAAACTTTAGAAGCGCCATCGTTACAGATAAGTCTTTTTTAATTGATGAATTTTCATTATTGTGatttaatgaaatttcattGTTATCCTCTTTGAATTTTGCTATACTTTTCATCATAGTGTGgagtttaaataaaaataatcgtAGCAAAGCAGTATGCACGACAATAAATAGTATAAAAATAATGTTAACAaaagttataattttattaaaaataaagtttATTACATAAAACTTTCAAGACCATATATTTAGACTTTCGTTTATTTTTTTCTACAGTCTCCTTaatcaaaacagagagattaagGAGAGAGTCTTGATGTTTCGGTATGTCCTACTCCATGGCTCGCGTTTCTGCGAGTTCATGTAGTTTTGACAAAGTGCTCCCTGCAGTTTGCAGAGCTTTAATAAGCTCTGTGATCTTATCTTCATGATCTTCCATATCTTTGTAGACTTCTTTCAATTCTCCCTTCAAATCAACAATATACTCTTGAGGATTCCAGTAGTCTAGAGGGAGATAAGAACTCACATCTTTGAAGTCGTCAGAGTCTGATGGAGAGTTAACAAAACTTTGAGAGGCTGCCATTCTGCGATAGTAGAGATATAGTTTCAGTAGGATTGATCTCTTTTTCAATCTAAATGAGTCTTTATATAGGGAAAAATCTCACATTCCCGTCTTCTCGAAAATACCAACATTAAAACTGGATTTAACTCATTGCAATAATCGAAGATATGCCAGCGTACCAACAATTAATATACGTTAATAAATATCTAAGATATGTAAAAAGTTTCAGTGTACCACCGCCAAATCATAGTATGCCAACGTGTGTGGCCGCGTTGATCTTGTTCCATTATAAAAGTGTGGTTGGGCTGGTTCATTTCCAGTAGCAGGCCACCAACATGGGGTATGTCAGGACTTGGAATGAAGCCAGACCAACAGAGCTGGCATAATGTTCCCTCCATATATTTTCAGCAATGAAATTATGGTGTCTTTTGCATCGTTATACAGGCACTCATGGGCAAGTCCATTGTCAGTGATAGACAACCAGCATGGGGTTTGCCTGGTCTGACAATGCGGCTTGACCATAAGCATCAGTATGACGAACTTTTGCTTTTGAACTTCCTGGACATCCTTGTAGTTCGTGCAGGGATTCCTTCtcgtatatatatagtattcttGTGTAACTGTAATTGTGAAAGTCTTGcgatttattttccttttaagtCCGACCCATAGTGTTAGGGGCCACTTGGCATTATTATCGAATTTCCCGATGCCACATTGCACTAACATTCAACTCTTAGAGTCTAAATCAGTCAAGATTTGATACTGTATTCGAAGATACACACTGCCATACACATTAACTTGGTTATGATGGAAAGTAAACGTCCCATCTTCACAAAACTAGTATACCCACAAGTAAACTATAAAAgtttaaattggatttttagAGTTATGTCCTAAAAATCCAACTCAAACTGGGGGACAAGAATAGGGTGGTCTAGCAAAATATATGTAAACATCTAAATCGCAGTTATAAGCAATTTTAAGATACGTAAAAAGgatcaaacaaaagtaaaaagtACCTATAATTGTTTGTAGTGAAAAATTGAGATAAAGTGAAGTGCGAAATGTCAGACTGTTGCTACAAATAATTGGGAATTAAATCAAAGGATGAACAGTTTCTTCCGTAGTTTCTGGCTGAGGAGCTGGGGCTTCAATCCCGAGGATCAAGGGTCCAGTTGGAGATTCTCCTCTTACGGCGTTAGGGGCAGAAGGAGCGTCAGTGCTTCCCAGTGTTGGCGATTCAATGGTATCTACAGGCAGTTGCTCTGCAGGAGGAGTTATGTTGCTCTCTAAAGGTGCAATCTCTTGTGGCGCCAATTCTTCTACTTCATCAGTCTCTTCAGgctcttcttcatcaataacCCACTTTTGGTTAGGCTGATAGTTTTCTAGCACCACTACAGCCTTCTTGAGCAGCAAGTCCACATCCCAGTTATGATGCTCATTATTTTTGTACTGGGTTAATAACTTGAACCTTTCCATAGCCTATCCAACACCCCCCATGGCCCCTATTTTAATGATGTAATTTTCTTTCATCTTTCTGGCCATCTCAACCTTTTCGGCTGTTTGTGCATCtgagattccattgtttttactttgctttcagCACTTTCCAATTGCTTGGTGACTCCTTCCCAGCATTCTTTGAGGTACTGTGCTTCTCTGGTCGCCTGAGTAATCCTTGATTCAAACTGGTTGGCCTTGTACTTATCATCACTTATTTTCCTCTCTAGTGCACTCAACGACTCAGTTGAGTGCAATAGCTGTTCATCTGCTTCTT
This genomic stretch from Tripterygium wilfordii isolate XIE 37 chromosome 22, ASM1340144v1, whole genome shotgun sequence harbors:
- the LOC119991479 gene encoding uncharacterized protein LOC119991479, translated to MGNEVKWPPEKEIEGWKDPKKWYDFHQDIGHTTPDCQGLRYEMDYLLKKGSEISGLSHTSAKKHEKEAVNPASRMARSIGTFTNQVMVFANDEATQLLHPHYDALVLMLQVVNINLKRILIDKGSSANVLFVAANKRMGLDETLILRKLTTLIGFNCEVSHSLGEVVLPIYALGLNKQTKFSIVDSPSAYNAILGCPWLHAVRAVPSTYHQVLRYPTNGSVGINTLLGVATKPL